From the bacterium genome, one window contains:
- the kdsA gene encoding 3-deoxy-8-phosphooctulonate synthase: protein MTREVQIGAVRIGGGQPLAFIGGTCVIEGRDSALRHAEAMRDICARRGVPFVYKSSFDKANRTSLTSPRGPGLEDGLRILAEVRREIGVPVVTDVHEIGQAAAVAEVADLLQTPAFLCRQTDFLLDVARAGKPVNVKKGQFLAPWDIGPLLEKVASSGNPHLLVTERGASFGYNNLVADMRSLPVLASFGYPVVYDAGHSVQLPGGQGGASGGQRQFIRPLARAAVAVGVDAVFLETHEDPDRALSDGPNSYPLAELPALLDELVRIDAAAP from the coding sequence ATGACGCGTGAGGTCCAGATCGGAGCGGTGCGCATCGGCGGCGGGCAGCCGCTGGCGTTCATCGGCGGCACCTGCGTCATCGAGGGGCGCGACAGCGCCCTGCGGCACGCCGAGGCGATGCGCGACATCTGCGCCAGGCGCGGCGTGCCGTTCGTCTACAAATCGTCCTTCGACAAAGCCAATCGCACCTCGCTGACCTCGCCGCGCGGCCCGGGCCTCGAGGACGGGTTGCGGATTCTCGCCGAGGTGCGGCGCGAGATCGGCGTGCCGGTGGTCACCGACGTGCACGAGATCGGCCAGGCGGCCGCGGTGGCGGAGGTCGCCGACCTGCTGCAGACGCCCGCCTTCCTCTGCCGTCAGACCGACTTCCTGCTCGACGTGGCGCGCGCCGGCAAGCCGGTGAACGTCAAGAAGGGCCAGTTTCTCGCCCCCTGGGACATCGGGCCGCTGCTCGAGAAGGTCGCGTCGAGCGGCAACCCGCACCTGCTGGTGACCGAGCGCGGCGCCAGCTTCGGCTACAACAACCTGGTCGCCGACATGCGCAGCCTGCCGGTGCTGGCGAGCTTCGGATATCCGGTGGTGTACGACGCCGGCCACAGCGTGCAACTCCCCGGCGGACAGGGCGGCGCGTCGGGCGGCCAGCGCCAGTTCATCCGGCCGCTGGCGCGGGCCGCGGTGGCGGTGGGGGTCGACGCCGTCTTCCTCGAGACCCACGAGGATCCGGACCGCGCTCTCAGCGACGGCCCGAACTCCTACCCGCTGGCCGAGCTGCCGGCGCTGCTCGACGAGCTGGTGCGGATCGATGCCGCTGCCCCGTAA
- a CDS encoding KpsF/GutQ family sugar-phosphate isomerase, whose translation MPLPRKANRAPRARRPADSEALKRARRVLAIEIAALQAVRERLDARFDRAVELIAACRGKVVVTGIGKSGLICRKIAATLASTGTSASFLHAAEAVHGDFGIVGKEDVVLAVSYSGEVEEVLRLLPMFKRHDLTVIALTGAPTSTLARAADVVLDASVPAEACPLGLAPTASTTAALALGDALAVALLERNGFGESDFGALHPAGSLGRRLLTVGELMHRGDDLPLVHADAPMADTVMEITAKRLGVTGVVDANRELIGIVTDGDLRRGLQRGREPHRLAARDLMSANPKTIEPNALAARALADMERHSITSLFVLAPGSRRPAGVIHLHDILKAGVA comes from the coding sequence ATGCCGCTGCCCCGTAAGGCGAATCGCGCCCCGCGCGCCCGCCGCCCCGCCGACAGCGAGGCGCTGAAGCGCGCCCGCCGCGTGCTGGCGATCGAGATCGCCGCCCTGCAGGCGGTGCGCGAGCGGCTCGACGCGCGCTTCGATCGCGCCGTCGAGCTGATCGCCGCCTGCCGCGGCAAGGTGGTGGTCACCGGCATCGGCAAGTCGGGCCTCATCTGCCGCAAGATCGCGGCGACCCTGGCCAGCACCGGCACGTCCGCGAGCTTTCTGCACGCCGCCGAGGCGGTGCACGGCGATTTCGGCATCGTCGGCAAGGAGGACGTCGTCCTCGCCGTCTCGTACAGCGGCGAGGTCGAGGAGGTCCTGCGGCTGCTGCCGATGTTCAAGCGGCACGACCTGACCGTGATCGCGCTCACCGGCGCCCCGACCTCGACCCTGGCGCGCGCCGCCGACGTCGTGCTCGACGCCAGCGTTCCCGCGGAGGCGTGTCCGCTCGGCCTGGCGCCGACCGCCAGCACCACCGCCGCGTTGGCGCTCGGGGACGCGCTGGCGGTGGCGCTGCTCGAACGCAACGGGTTCGGCGAGAGCGATTTCGGCGCGCTGCACCCGGCCGGCAGTCTGGGCCGCCGGCTGCTGACGGTCGGCGAGCTCATGCATCGCGGCGACGACCTGCCGCTGGTGCACGCCGACGCGCCGATGGCCGACACCGTCATGGAAATCACCGCCAAACGGCTCGGCGTCACCGGCGTGGTCGACGCCAACCGCGAGCTGATCGGCATCGTCACCGACGGCGATCTGCGCCGCGGCCTGCAGCGCGGCCGCGAACCCCACCGCCTGGCGGCGCGCGATCTCATGAGCGCCAACCCGAAGACCATCGAGCCGAATGCGCTGGCCGCGCGCGCGCTGGCCGACATGGAGCGCCACAGCATCACCTCGCTGTTCGTGCTGGCGCCGGGGAGCCGGCGGCCGGCCGGCGTCATC